In Lates calcarifer isolate ASB-BC8 linkage group LG21, TLL_Latcal_v3, whole genome shotgun sequence, a single window of DNA contains:
- the rskra gene encoding ribosomal protein S6 kinase-related protein: MGSDISKSSKREGSAAPRRLSHGFLSNVGVSIAHRLGHSAVFSRPAGQVDRLAVPKLLLPPEDNGETSDTERTPQAFISAFLPEFPHRKCPERDHFQILGFIAKGSYGPIVKVKDVFSESTYAVKVLPKSEILKRGVLQQSKEEVIIQRQLKHPFIHNLQDCWQTQRNLFIMCDYCGVGDLYTYWLLRGHFGEDEVRLFAAELGSALGFLHDLGIMHRDVKMENILLSDQGHLRLSDFGLSRRLKRGGQAFTICGTIHYMAPEVLSGGPYNHAADWWSLGVMLFSLVTGQFPVAAEPDHSSMLKKVREFLYVLPNTFSSALTLLLTELLCKSPVNRLRNLECFQMQPFFRGTSFDSQILQKTPVEFILKLRSHPDWAAKAMRGLSLDYFDNFDCEKILHSPVTPTEVSPTLANMDLSRATEQSCKA, from the exons AGAGAAGGGTCAGCTGCCCCACGTCGACTCAGTCATGGTTTCCTCTCAAACGTGGGGGTCTCCATCGCACACAGACTGGGACACTCTGCTGTATTTTCTCGGCCGGCGGGACAGGTCGACAGACTGGCCGTCCCCAAACTCCTGCTGCCCCCAGAGGACAACGGCGAGACATCAGACACTGAGAGGACTCCTCAGGCTTTCATCTCTGCCTTTCTGCCTGAGTTCCCACACCGTAAATGTCCTGAACGAGACCATTTCCAG ATCCTGGGCTTCATAGCTAAAGGGTCGTATGGACCCATTGTGAAAGTGAAGGATGTTTTCAGTGAGAGCACCTACGCTGTTAAG GTTCTACCAAAGTCAGAGATCTTGAAGCGTGGAGTGTTGCAGCAGTCAAAAGAGGAAGTCATCATTCAG CGGCAGCTCAAACACCCATTTATCCACAATCTGCAGGACTGCTGGCAGACGCAGCGCAACCTCTTCATTA TGTGCGACTATTGTGGCGTTGGAGATTTGTACACTTACTGGTTACTGAGGGGCCACTTTGGGGAGGATGAGGTTCGGCTCTTTGCAGCAGAGCTTGGCAGTGCGCTGG GATTCCTACATGACTTGGGGATCATGCACAGAGACGTAAAG ATGGAGAACATTCTTCTAAGTGATCAAG GTCACCTTCGATTGTCTGATTTTGGACTCTCACGCCGCCTGAAACGAGGAGGACAGGCGTTTACAATATGTGGGACGATCCATTACATGG CCCCTGAAGTTTTAAGTGGCGGCCCATATAACCACGCTGCTGACTGGTGGTCTCTCGGCGTTATGCTGTTCTCACTGGTGACAGGACAG TTTCCAGTCGCTGCAGAGCCAGACCACAGCTCCATGTTGAAGAAGGTCAGAGAGTTTCTTTACGTTCTACCCAACAccttcagctctgctctgaccttACTGCTAACTGAG CTTTTGTGTAAGAGTCCGGTGAACCGCCTTCGTAATCTGGAGTGTTTCCAGATGCAGCCCTTCTTTCGTGGCACTTCGTTCGACTCTCAAATCCTCCAAAAGACGCCCGTTGAGTTCATCCTCAAGCTCAGGTCTCATCCCGACTGGGCTGCCAAAGCAATGAGAGGCCTTTCGTTAGACTACTTCGATAACTTTGACTGTGAAAAAATCCTTCATTCTCCCGTGACTCCCACTGAAGTGTCTCCTACTTTGGCCAACATGGACCTGAGCCGAGCTACAGAGCAGTCTTGTAAAGCTTGA
- the aldoca gene encoding fructose-bisphosphate aldolase C-A codes for MTHQFTTLSEAQKRELHETALRIVSPGKGILAADESVGSMAKRLAQVGVENTEENRRQYRQILFSADDRINSCIGGVIFFHETLYQHSDNGVPFVKMIRDRGILVGVKVDKGVVPLAGTCGETTTQGLDGLSERCAQYKKDGAIFAKWRCVLKISETNPSRLAITENANVLARYSSICQQHGIVPIIEPEILPDGDHDLKRCQYVTEKVLAAVYKAMSDHHVYLEGSLLKPNMVTPGHSCPTKYSPEEVAMATLTALRRTVPPAVTGVAFLSGGQSEEEASVHLNAINNCPLAKPWVLTFSFGRALQASALRAWRGHKENEKVATEQFIKRAEANSLACQGKYTGGDNYGDANQRTYGSCHAY; via the exons ATGACGCACCAGTTCACCACACTCTCCGAGGCGCAGAAGAGGGAGCTACATGAGACCGCTCTACGCATAGTTTCTCCTGGGAAGGGCATCCTGGCTGCTGATGAGTCTGTGG GCAGCATGGCTAAGCGGCTGGCCCAGGTCGGGGTggagaacacagaggagaaCCGCAGACAGTACCGGCAGATTCTCTTCAGTGCAGACGATCGCATCAACAGCTGCATCGGAGGGGTCATCTTCTTCCACGAGACGCTGTACCAGCACTCTGATAACGGAGTACCCTTTGTCAAAATGATCAGGGACAGGGGAATCCTGGTCGGCGTCAAG GTTGACAAGGGTGTTGTCCCCCTGGCAGGAACATGTGGAGAGACCACCACACAGG GGCTGGATGGATTGTCAGAGCGCTGCGCACAGTATAAAAAGGATGGAGCCATCTTTGCAAAGTGGCGCTGCGTGCTCAAAATCAGTGAGACCAATCCATCCAGACTGGCTATCACAGAAAATGCTAATGTTCTTGCACGCTACTCTAGTATCTGCCAGCAG CATGGTATTGTGCCCATCATAGAGCCGGAGATTTTGCCTGACGGAGATCACGACCTGAAACGCTGCCAGTACGTCACTGAGAAG GTGCTGGCTGCAGTGTACAAAGCCATGTCGGACCACCACGTGTACCTGGAGGGCAGTCTCCTCAAACCCAACATGGTGACCCCTGGACACAGCTGTCCCACTAAGTACAGCCCAGAGGAGGTTGCTATGGCGACTCTCACCGCCTTGCGCCGCACCGTTCCCCCGGCGGTCACAG GAGTGGCTTTTCTCTCAGGCGgtcagagtgaggaggaggccTCTGTCCACCTCAATGCCATCAACAACTGCCCTCTGGCCAAACCCTGGGTCCTGACGTTCTCCTTTGGACGAGCCCTGCAGGCGTCTGCGCTCAGAGCCTGGAGAGGACATAAAGAGAACGAGAAAGTCGCCACTGAGCAGTTTATCAAGAGAGCAGAG GCGAACAGTCTGGCTTGTCAGGGGAAGTACACTGGTGGTGATAACTACGGTGATGCCAACCAGCGCACTTATGGATCCTGTCATGCATACTGA
- the srsf1a gene encoding serine/arginine-rich splicing factor 1A, which yields MSGVVRGPAGNNDCRIYVGNLPPDIRTKDVEDVFYKYGTIRDIDLKNRRGGPPFAFIEFEDPRDADDAVYGRDGYDYDGYRLRVEFPRSGRGSRGGFGGIGGAPRGRYGPPSRRSEYRVIVSGLPQSGSWQDLKDHMREAGDVCYADVFRDGTGVVEFVRKEDMTYAVRKLDNTKFRSHEGETAYIRVKLDGPRSPSYGRSRSRSRGSRSRSRSRSASRSRSNSRGRGRGSPRYSPRHSRSRSRS from the exons ATGTCGGGTGTTGTGCGAGGCCCCGCTGGGAACAACGACTGCCGAATTTATGTGGGAAATCTCCCCCCTGATATTCGCACCAAAGACGTGGAGGACGTGTTCTACAAATACGGAACAATTCGAGACATCGACCTGAAGAACCGGAGAGGGGGCCCGCCTTTCGCCTTTATTGAGTTCGAAGACCCGAG GGACGCCGATGATGCGGTCTATGGACGCGATGGTTATGACTATGACGGCTACAGACTGCGTGTGGAATTCCCTCGGAGCGGCAGGGGCTCCAGAGGCGGTTTTGGAGGGATCGGTGGAGCTCCCAGGGGCAGATATGGGCCTCCATCCAGACGCTCCGAGTACAGGGTCATTGTGTCGG GGCTCCCTCAGAGCGGCAGCTGGCAGGACCTCAAGGACCACATGCGTGAGGCAGGCGACGTGTGCTACGCCGACGTTTTCAGAGATGGAACCGGGGTTGTAGAGTTTGTGCGCAAAGAGGACATGACCTATGCCGTTCGAAAGCTGGACAACACCAAATTCCGCTCACATGAG GGAGAGACTGCTTACATTCGTGTGAAATTAGACGGTCCCCGCAGCCCAAGTTACGGAAGATCACGCTCCCGCAGCCGTGGCAGCCGGAGCAGGAGCCGCAGTCGCAGCGCCAGCCGCAGCCGCAGCAATTCCCGTGGCCGTGGCAGAGGATCGCCCCGCTACTCGCCTCGTCACAGCCGCTCTCGCTCCCGTTCCTAA
- the dynll2a gene encoding dynein, light chain, LC8-type 2a — MTDRKAVIKNADMSEDMQQDAVDCATQAMEKYNIEKDIAAYIKKEFDKKYNPTWHCIVGRNFGSYVTHETKHFIYFYLGQVAILLFKSG, encoded by the exons ATGACCGACAGGAAAGCTGTGATCAAGAACGCAGACATGTCCGAGGACATGCAGCAGGACGCCGTGGACTGTGCCACTCAGGCCATGGAGAAGTACAACATAGAGAAGGACATTGCAGCTTACATCAAGAAG gagttTGACAAGAAGTACAACCCCACCTGGCACTGCATCGTCGGGAGGAACTTCGGCAGCTACGTCACCCACGAGACAAAGCATTTCATTTACTTCTACTTGGGCCAAGTGGCCATCTTGCTCTTCAAGTCTGGCTGA